From Spirosoma aerolatum, one genomic window encodes:
- a CDS encoding FHA domain-containing protein, protein MNVQELTIVCINTNCRRRLTVRVKLPTKATTVKCPNCGQVNPLPTFATPPPIPGSPIPPPNPSYVRKRPDGVFEGGYQANPGQPADESTLLKHQQDDETLLRDANGPKPPLPEILGWLIVHDEKTKTQNFNLKKGFNSVGRLSQQSPSDLMIETDDRYMSRPHCTIEVKISKMGMVEYVLQDGAVQPNGSWKNSRNGTFLNGQEPALHPSERIYLKDGDTIQLGETKVVLKTFQMSESLQKAYRQVEGTDYTRTILSFT, encoded by the coding sequence ATGAATGTTCAAGAACTGACCATTGTCTGTATAAATACCAATTGTCGACGTCGGCTCACTGTTCGCGTAAAACTGCCGACGAAAGCCACAACCGTAAAATGCCCAAATTGTGGTCAGGTAAATCCATTGCCTACATTTGCCACGCCCCCTCCCATACCTGGTAGTCCCATTCCACCCCCCAACCCATCGTATGTTCGAAAGAGACCTGATGGTGTTTTCGAGGGTGGCTATCAGGCAAATCCGGGGCAACCTGCCGATGAAAGTACCTTGCTAAAGCATCAGCAGGATGATGAAACCCTCCTTCGTGATGCGAATGGGCCGAAACCCCCATTGCCAGAGATATTAGGCTGGCTGATTGTGCATGACGAGAAAACAAAAACGCAGAATTTTAATCTTAAAAAAGGATTCAACTCGGTAGGGCGTTTATCGCAGCAATCTCCTTCTGATCTGATGATTGAAACAGATGATCGATACATGAGCCGACCACACTGTACGATTGAAGTGAAAATCAGTAAAATGGGGATGGTAGAATATGTGCTTCAGGATGGGGCCGTTCAGCCAAACGGTTCCTGGAAAAACAGCCGGAATGGTACCTTCCTGAATGGGCAGGAGCCCGCTTTGCATCCTTCGGAACGCATTTATCTGAAAGACGGTGATACCATCCAGCTCGGCGAAACCAAGGTTGTCCTTAAAACTTTCCAGATGTCTGAGTCGCTGCAAAAGGCCTATCGGCAGGTTGAAGGGACCGATTACACCCGAACTATTCTATCCTTTACCTGA